The following proteins come from a genomic window of Paenibacillus swuensis:
- a CDS encoding response regulator transcription factor — MNILIIEDEPAIAELQKDYFELNGYDVTISTRGDEGLKEALTGAYGLIIVDLMLPGLNGYDLCRQIREAMDVPILIVSAKKEEIDKIRGLGAGADDFITKPFSPSELVARVKAHLARYERLTGGKAIPKDEISIRDLLVDTAARRVYMNGQERMFTAKEYDLLHFLAQHPNRVFSKEDLFERIWGLESFGDIATVAVHIRRVREKIEAEPSNPQYIETVWGAGYRLSV, encoded by the coding sequence ATGAACATTCTTATTATTGAAGATGAACCTGCTATTGCTGAACTTCAAAAGGATTATTTTGAACTAAACGGATACGATGTTACAATTTCCACCCGCGGAGATGAAGGCTTGAAGGAAGCTTTAACGGGAGCTTATGGACTGATTATTGTGGATTTAATGCTGCCTGGTCTGAATGGTTATGATCTGTGCAGGCAAATTCGTGAAGCAATGGATGTCCCGATCTTAATTGTGTCCGCCAAAAAAGAGGAGATCGATAAAATCCGGGGATTAGGAGCGGGTGCGGATGATTTCATTACGAAGCCGTTCTCACCGAGTGAACTGGTTGCCCGCGTGAAAGCCCACTTGGCGAGGTACGAACGCCTGACGGGTGGCAAAGCGATTCCGAAAGACGAGATCAGCATTCGTGATTTGCTGGTGGATACGGCGGCACGAAGGGTATACATGAACGGACAGGAACGGATGTTCACGGCGAAGGAATACGATTTGCTGCATTTTCTGGCTCAACATCCGAACCGGGTATTTTCGAAGGAGGACCTTTTTGAACGAATCTGGGGCTTGGAATCATTCGGTGATATCGCAACAGTGGCCGTACATATTCGCAGAGTGCGGGAAAAGATCGAAGCGGAACCGTCCAATCCTCAGTATATCGAAACCGTATGGGGAGCAGGCTATCGATTGTCTGTATAG
- a CDS encoding GNAT family N-acetyltransferase — MTASDFTIIRPQKEDLQAIAILFNAYRMFYGQETNLELAETFIRERYDLQESVIFAAKDSNGTLLGFTQLYPSFSSVSAKRLWILNDLYIAEDSRSRGVGRALMEESRLYAIETGSKGITLQTAKDNFLAQHLYESLGYKKETDFYEYFLKL; from the coding sequence ATGACTGCATCAGATTTCACCATCATACGCCCGCAAAAAGAAGATTTACAAGCTATTGCCATTTTATTCAATGCTTATCGTATGTTTTATGGTCAGGAAACGAATCTGGAATTGGCCGAGACTTTTATCCGGGAGCGATATGATCTTCAGGAATCTGTCATTTTTGCCGCAAAAGATTCGAACGGAACCTTATTAGGGTTCACGCAGTTGTATCCCTCATTTTCTTCGGTCTCCGCCAAAAGGCTATGGATTCTCAACGATTTATACATTGCCGAAGATAGTCGCAGTCGTGGTGTGGGGCGAGCACTAATGGAAGAGTCTCGGTTATACGCCATAGAGACGGGTTCCAAGGGCATTACGCTCCAGACAGCGAAGGATAACTTTTTGGCGCAACATCTGTATGAGTCCCTTGGATATAAGAAGGAAACGGACTTTTACGAATATTTCCTAAAGCTCTAG
- a CDS encoding iron-containing alcohol dehydrogenase, whose product MKSFAYHNPTKLIFGKDQLKQLATEVPKYGSKVLVIYGGGSIKRNGIYDNVMTILKEIGAEVHELSGVEPNPRHTTVNKGAQICKEHGIDFLLAVGGGSVLDATKAVAVAAKYDGDVWDIVSKKTAAQDALPFGTVLTLAATGSEMNSGSVITNWELNEKHGWGSPLVFPKFSILDPEHTNSVPQDQTVYGMVDMMAHVFEQYFHHDTNTLVQDGFCESILRAVIDTAPKLVNDLNNYEHRATVLYSGTLALNGVLSMGVVGDWANHGLEHAVSAVYDIPHGGGLAILFPNWMTYVLDENVTRFKQLAVNVFGVSTEGKSDRQVAEEGIKALRDFWTSIGAPSRLSDYNINDSNLELMADKVLAAGGAVGQFKRLNREDILAIYRMSL is encoded by the coding sequence ATGAAATCATTCGCCTATCACAATCCGACGAAATTAATATTTGGTAAGGATCAGTTGAAACAATTGGCAACAGAGGTTCCTAAATACGGAAGTAAAGTTCTTGTCATTTACGGCGGCGGCAGCATTAAACGCAACGGCATTTATGATAACGTAATGACAATACTGAAAGAGATTGGCGCGGAAGTGCATGAATTATCAGGCGTGGAACCAAACCCGAGACATACAACGGTGAACAAGGGCGCGCAAATCTGCAAAGAGCATGGCATTGACTTCCTGTTGGCGGTTGGCGGCGGGAGCGTATTGGACGCGACGAAGGCTGTAGCGGTTGCGGCGAAATACGACGGAGATGTATGGGACATCGTCAGCAAGAAAACGGCAGCCCAAGATGCATTGCCGTTCGGCACAGTTTTGACATTGGCGGCAACGGGCTCTGAGATGAACTCCGGATCCGTAATCACCAACTGGGAATTAAATGAGAAGCATGGCTGGGGAAGTCCGTTGGTATTCCCTAAGTTTTCGATCCTGGATCCGGAACACACTAATTCCGTTCCGCAAGATCAAACCGTGTACGGTATGGTCGATATGATGGCGCATGTTTTTGAGCAGTACTTCCATCATGATACGAATACCCTTGTGCAGGACGGTTTCTGTGAATCCATTTTGCGTGCGGTTATAGATACAGCTCCGAAGCTGGTTAACGACCTGAACAACTATGAACATCGTGCAACGGTATTGTATTCGGGTACTCTGGCGCTTAACGGCGTTCTGTCCATGGGTGTAGTCGGCGACTGGGCGAATCATGGTCTGGAACATGCGGTTTCAGCCGTATATGATATTCCCCATGGCGGGGGACTAGCGATTCTGTTCCCGAATTGGATGACCTATGTGCTAGATGAGAACGTTACGCGCTTCAAGCAACTCGCTGTGAACGTATTTGGTGTCAGCACGGAAGGTAAATCGGACCGCCAGGTTGCCGAGGAAGGCATCAAGGCGCTTCGCGACTTCTGGACCTCCATCGGCGCGCCAAGCCGTCTGAGTGATTACAACATCAATGATTCCAACCTGGAGCTGATGGCTGACAAAGTTCTTGCAGCCGGCGGTGCGGTAGGACAATTCAAGAGATTGAACCGGGAAGACATTTTGGCGATCTACAGAATGTCTCTGTAA
- a CDS encoding inositol monophosphatase family protein, whose product MHDHILSKAKTVAVNAAREAGQIQKKHFESFDFVADDKGDHGDIVTEVDLLAERVILTSLKEQFPNHQIRSEETGWIGVEGDWLWLVDPLDGTNNFAIGLPLFGVSLTLLYRQKPVLGVIYETITDKLYIAEQGRGATCNGQQIELIYSTERKPRKMTVGWIQGHAVQKDAGALLLRQFEEHTFKRILRLWAPTLVWCMLAKGTIDGIIVYNSEGDDLYSGVLMVKEAGGVVMDFEGKDFTGMSTEPYLIACHPRDRELMLQLVSEGVKPL is encoded by the coding sequence ATGCACGATCATATTTTGAGCAAAGCCAAAACCGTAGCAGTCAATGCAGCCCGAGAAGCGGGACAAATCCAGAAAAAACACTTTGAGAGTTTTGATTTCGTGGCGGATGATAAAGGCGATCACGGCGATATCGTAACAGAGGTGGATCTTCTGGCTGAACGAGTAATTCTGACATCTCTGAAGGAACAATTCCCGAATCATCAAATTCGCAGTGAAGAAACCGGTTGGATTGGCGTGGAGGGAGATTGGTTATGGCTAGTCGATCCACTGGACGGAACCAACAATTTCGCCATTGGTCTCCCGTTATTTGGGGTTTCGCTCACGCTGTTGTATCGTCAAAAACCTGTGCTGGGTGTTATCTACGAGACCATAACAGATAAGCTGTACATCGCCGAACAAGGCAGGGGAGCAACTTGCAACGGACAACAGATTGAACTCATATATTCAACAGAACGCAAACCTCGTAAAATGACCGTTGGTTGGATTCAAGGACATGCGGTGCAGAAAGATGCAGGAGCTTTACTGCTACGTCAGTTCGAGGAGCATACGTTTAAGCGAATATTACGATTATGGGCTCCGACACTGGTCTGGTGCATGCTTGCTAAAGGCACCATTGACGGTATCATCGTCTATAATTCCGAAGGAGATGACTTATACTCGGGTGTGCTTATGGTGAAAGAAGCGGGTGGAGTGGTGATGGATTTCGAAGGCAAAGATTTCACGGGTATGAGCACCGAGCCGTATCTTATTGCTTGCCACCCGCGAGATCGCGAGCTCATGCTCCAATTGGTTAGTGAAGGGGTAAAACCTCTGTGA
- a CDS encoding cytochrome c oxidase assembly protein translates to MDPVMIHTHHAGSHVSVIWIGFVLGTVIISYLVAVTLSKQRYRRTWPLYRSLCWLAGMICIAVALFNHTSTDFNTHMFGHLFLGMLAPIFIAMSLPLTLLLRSLPVRHARRLTGWLSLKLPRVLCHPVFTAILNIGGLWLLYTTELYSFMQHHFYAHVLVHLHVFLAGYLFTVSILRAESMLHRTSFITRTIVFGLAWAGHGILSKYIYAHPPEGVPWAEAESGAMLMYYGGDVIEALLLILFFAGWYRSARTERLTLPKPYYSEPKL, encoded by the coding sequence ATGGATCCCGTAATGATTCATACCCACCACGCAGGCAGTCATGTCAGTGTTATTTGGATCGGGTTTGTGCTAGGCACAGTTATAATTTCTTATCTGGTTGCTGTCACATTATCCAAACAACGTTACCGCCGAACTTGGCCGTTATATCGTTCCCTGTGTTGGTTGGCGGGCATGATATGTATAGCTGTTGCTTTGTTTAATCACACTTCTACGGACTTTAATACACATATGTTCGGACATTTGTTTCTGGGTATGTTGGCTCCGATTTTTATTGCCATGTCATTACCGTTAACGTTGCTTCTACGTTCGTTACCTGTGCGGCATGCCCGCCGTCTTACCGGGTGGTTGTCCCTGAAACTTCCGAGAGTGCTGTGTCATCCCGTCTTTACCGCCATTCTCAATATCGGAGGATTGTGGCTGCTGTATACTACCGAGCTTTACAGCTTCATGCAACATCATTTCTATGCCCACGTACTGGTGCATCTTCATGTCTTCTTGGCCGGCTACCTTTTCACGGTTTCCATTCTCCGCGCGGAATCTATGCTCCATCGAACGAGTTTCATCACACGCACGATCGTGTTTGGATTAGCTTGGGCGGGACACGGGATATTGTCCAAATATATTTACGCGCATCCACCGGAGGGTGTGCCCTGGGCAGAGGCGGAATCGGGTGCCATGCTGATGTATTATGGCGGCGACGTGATTGAGGCATTGCTTCTCATCCTATTCTTTGCGGGATGGTACCGATCAGCAAGAACAGAAAGATTAACGTTACCGAAACCTTATTATTCCGAACCAAAGTTATAA
- a CDS encoding DUF2243 domain-containing protein — protein MASQVSQQRLKPSTSSAARNRWSGILFGVGFVAFIDETVFHQLLHWHHFYDKSTTDAGLVSDGLFHALSWFATIGASFMYADLRRKQAWMPAKWFGGVLLGAGVFQLYDGTIQHKLMKLHQIRYNVNIVPYDLTWNLLALLMIGVGLALMVRKRKDTANTELKVHP, from the coding sequence ATGGCTTCCCAGGTTTCTCAACAAAGGCTCAAACCTTCAACCTCTTCCGCCGCTCGAAATCGCTGGTCCGGCATACTGTTCGGCGTAGGTTTTGTTGCTTTCATCGATGAGACCGTGTTTCATCAGCTATTGCATTGGCATCATTTCTATGATAAATCCACAACAGACGCGGGTTTGGTGTCAGATGGGCTGTTTCACGCCTTAAGCTGGTTCGCAACGATCGGCGCTTCCTTCATGTATGCGGATCTACGCCGAAAACAAGCTTGGATGCCTGCCAAATGGTTCGGTGGAGTATTACTCGGGGCCGGGGTTTTCCAATTATACGACGGAACGATTCAGCATAAGCTGATGAAGCTGCATCAAATTCGATATAACGTGAACATTGTACCGTACGACCTCACGTGGAACCTGCTTGCTCTTCTAATGATTGGAGTTGGCTTGGCGCTAATGGTTCGCAAGAGAAAAGATACGGCCAACACAGAACTGAAGGTGCATCCGTAA
- a CDS encoding thymidine kinase, whose protein sequence is MAKLYYRYGTMNSGKSIDILKIANNYEEQGKKVLIFTSAIDDRHGLGKVTSRVGIQREAYLLDETVFEKVQQEQPDCVVVDEGQFASTQLIDLLAEIVDTLDIPVIVYGLMTDFQGEMFEGSKRLLELADRIEEVKTICWYCKSKARFNTRFKNGKAVFTGEQIDIGGNEKYLPLCRQCYMKEKKSAETSI, encoded by the coding sequence ATGGCTAAACTTTATTACAGATACGGCACGATGAACAGCGGCAAGTCGATTGATATTCTCAAAATAGCCAATAACTACGAAGAACAAGGCAAAAAAGTGCTTATTTTCACATCCGCCATAGACGACAGGCATGGTTTAGGGAAAGTCACCTCTCGGGTGGGCATTCAGCGCGAAGCTTATTTATTGGATGAAACGGTTTTTGAGAAAGTTCAACAAGAGCAGCCGGACTGCGTAGTTGTGGACGAAGGTCAGTTTGCTTCGACGCAATTAATTGATTTATTGGCGGAAATTGTGGATACGCTGGATATTCCGGTGATCGTATACGGTTTGATGACCGATTTCCAAGGAGAAATGTTCGAGGGCAGCAAGCGGCTTCTGGAACTGGCGGACCGAATTGAAGAAGTGAAAACCATCTGTTGGTATTGCAAAAGTAAAGCGAGATTCAACACCCGCTTCAAGAACGGCAAGGCTGTCTTTACCGGCGAACAGATCGACATCGGCGGCAACGAGAAGTATCTGCCCCTCTGCAGACAGTGTTATATGAAGGAGAAAAAATCAGCCGAGACTTCCATTTGA
- a CDS encoding ankyrin repeat domain-containing protein, which yields MNRTYHVSRGWFLLVMLLLAVLTACQQGHAGKDGSSITKGEESMRLEFIEAAERGDVTKVQDWIRQGGDLNVVDGRGRTAAMAATHGDRPEVLKLLIEAGADINIRDHRSDNPLLLAGADGLMDILRLAIEAGADTKLTNRYGGTALIPASDRGHVEIVRELLTRTDVDVNHVNNLGWTALMEAIVLGDGGQNHQQIVKLLITHGADVNLPDRDGISPLAHASKRGYHEIAGMLQAAGAE from the coding sequence ATGAATCGCACATATCATGTATCCCGGGGCTGGTTCCTTCTGGTCATGCTGTTGTTGGCAGTATTAACGGCATGCCAACAAGGTCATGCGGGCAAGGACGGATCGTCAATAACGAAGGGGGAAGAATCGATGAGACTGGAGTTCATTGAAGCCGCCGAACGCGGCGATGTAACGAAAGTGCAAGATTGGATTCGGCAAGGCGGAGATCTTAACGTTGTGGACGGCAGAGGGCGCACAGCCGCTATGGCCGCAACCCACGGTGATCGTCCGGAGGTGCTGAAGCTGTTGATTGAAGCCGGCGCCGATATCAACATTCGCGATCACCGTTCGGACAATCCGCTGCTGCTCGCCGGTGCCGACGGGCTGATGGACATTCTCCGACTCGCGATTGAGGCGGGGGCGGATACCAAGCTGACGAACCGCTACGGCGGTACGGCTCTGATCCCCGCCAGCGACCGCGGACACGTGGAGATTGTCCGCGAACTGCTGACCCGCACGGATGTTGACGTCAATCACGTCAACAACCTGGGCTGGACTGCACTGATGGAAGCCATCGTACTGGGCGATGGCGGACAGAACCATCAGCAGATCGTCAAGCTGCTGATTACCCATGGCGCGGACGTGAACTTGCCCGACCGCGACGGCATATCCCCGCTGGCTCACGCCAGCAAGCGGGGATACCACGAAATCGCCGGCATGCTGCAAGCCGCCGGCGCCGAATAA
- a CDS encoding S-layer homology domain-containing protein: protein MNKKTVFKMMVAATIGSAAIVPYTTASVNAQAGKFADLAQAGAYQEAMTALVKQQVLTGDAKGMLKPGRAITRAELALIMVKAFRIDTNTAGDLAMTDVPADAWYHNAVETLVNKGVLSKDETLFQPRAEVTQEYFTNMLGGVLGKKPAVVQTWMPGGYKADATVSRALTTGLVILAQPHIASPDAAIEKMEALNPITLQVKFSAPLTAEDVSLPQAAKNFAFSQGMTIVNVPQLKTGSVSTYIVPVTVQKPGVTYELSYKGKSAGTFEAKTNKLPMQDAEQVAFDTFEVRSSLEKGITDYGNVVEAYYGNRNGLEMSLNEDNVAGGKAYEVISSLRSRQVTVTPEGGQPIVASYIPYTQATDGRQAPKFKLPEGQSLQPGMKYTIASDWFTMENATFTAKAVEPLKVVSAEPLNETSIAITLAQDPKDEIFSGRSVILADQAGNKITATYKVTTRKVATGVFELQNGAKLASGTPYTVTPANAWASADGIQLQTK from the coding sequence ATGAACAAGAAAACGGTTTTTAAGATGATGGTGGCGGCTACGATTGGTTCCGCGGCGATTGTACCTTATACAACAGCGAGTGTGAATGCTCAGGCAGGCAAATTCGCAGATCTGGCACAGGCCGGCGCTTATCAAGAGGCTATGACAGCTTTGGTGAAACAGCAAGTTTTAACCGGTGATGCGAAGGGGATGCTGAAGCCTGGACGCGCTATTACGAGAGCGGAGCTGGCGTTAATTATGGTTAAGGCTTTCCGGATCGACACCAATACGGCGGGAGATCTCGCGATGACGGACGTGCCTGCAGATGCGTGGTATCACAATGCGGTTGAAACGTTAGTTAACAAAGGGGTGCTGTCGAAAGATGAAACGCTGTTCCAACCTCGCGCTGAAGTAACGCAAGAGTACTTTACCAACATGTTGGGCGGTGTTCTAGGCAAAAAACCAGCGGTAGTTCAAACTTGGATGCCGGGCGGTTATAAAGCGGATGCCACGGTTAGTCGGGCATTGACCACAGGGTTGGTCATTCTGGCTCAGCCGCATATCGCATCGCCTGATGCGGCGATTGAAAAGATGGAGGCGCTGAATCCCATTACATTGCAAGTTAAGTTCTCAGCACCATTGACCGCTGAAGATGTAAGTTTGCCGCAGGCTGCGAAAAATTTCGCTTTTAGCCAAGGGATGACGATTGTCAATGTTCCTCAATTAAAAACCGGCTCGGTTTCCACCTATATTGTCCCTGTAACCGTTCAGAAACCGGGAGTAACTTACGAGCTTAGTTATAAAGGTAAATCGGCGGGTACATTCGAAGCTAAGACGAACAAGCTTCCAATGCAGGATGCGGAACAAGTGGCATTCGATACATTTGAAGTTCGTTCTTCTCTAGAGAAGGGCATAACGGATTACGGAAACGTTGTTGAGGCTTACTATGGCAATCGTAACGGCTTGGAAATGAGCTTGAACGAGGATAACGTTGCAGGCGGAAAAGCTTATGAGGTTATTTCCTCCCTTCGTTCCAGACAAGTTACGGTAACGCCTGAAGGCGGTCAACCGATCGTTGCCAGCTATATTCCGTATACGCAAGCTACGGACGGACGCCAAGCGCCCAAATTCAAACTGCCGGAGGGACAGTCGCTGCAACCCGGAATGAAATACACGATTGCCTCCGATTGGTTTACGATGGAAAACGCAACGTTCACAGCAAAGGCCGTGGAGCCATTGAAAGTAGTTTCAGCGGAACCGTTAAATGAAACTTCGATTGCCATTACACTTGCCCAGGATCCGAAGGATGAGATATTCTCCGGCCGCAGCGTGATCCTTGCAGATCAAGCGGGTAATAAAATAACGGCTACCTACAAAGTAACGACTCGCAAGGTGGCAACAGGTGTGTTCGAATTGCAGAATGGCGCAAAACTAGCATCCGGAACACCCTATACAGTAACGCCGGCGAATGCTTGGGCTTCCGCGGACGGCATTCAGTTGCAAACCAAGTAA
- a CDS encoding sensor histidine kinase: MKLLLSYTWTLLVTLLIFFSIAFFVTAAVTGDVKGFRDFYRIHFSLNPLPPAVDNLYLEMKFAAKKDPSELGNPDVMVDYGNRLRTEKASLLVLKNDQIQFKSYALEDVPVQALLPPYDERNGTLRNTVEQDKRFYAYAKFDFAYRDGTPGRLFVFRELSPFAELSRRLLPIWISLLFIMLVLTNVLLFSFVTRSVVKPLEKLRRSAEHIKEGQLDFQIGTAPRNEIGQLYTSFEEMRLKLKASVEMRLQYEENRKELLSNISHDLKTPLTTIKGYIEGIRDGVPNTPEKMAKYVDTIYSKTNDMDRLIDELFLYSKLDLNQVPFSFQMIDIKRYVRDFAEELRFDLENRGFQLELAIDESPQPWMVRADPEQFKRVLSNIIANSVKFADKSDRRIRLELKRTPSEAIVTLRDNGLGIPAEALTQIFDRFYRAEVSRNSRSGGSGLGLAIAKRIVEGHGGRIWAESEPGEGTSVMISLQMADSKEEVGKS, translated from the coding sequence ATGAAGCTGTTGCTTTCTTATACATGGACTTTGCTGGTAACTTTGCTGATTTTTTTCTCGATCGCATTTTTCGTTACCGCAGCTGTAACAGGCGATGTCAAAGGCTTCCGGGACTTTTATCGCATTCACTTCTCCTTGAATCCTTTACCCCCCGCAGTTGATAATCTGTATCTGGAGATGAAGTTTGCCGCCAAAAAAGACCCTTCCGAACTGGGCAATCCCGATGTGATGGTAGATTACGGGAATAGACTCCGTACGGAAAAAGCTTCTCTGTTGGTTTTAAAGAACGACCAAATCCAATTTAAATCCTATGCGTTGGAAGATGTGCCTGTTCAAGCCTTGTTACCGCCATACGACGAACGTAACGGAACGCTTCGGAATACGGTCGAGCAGGATAAGCGATTTTATGCTTATGCTAAGTTTGATTTTGCTTATAGGGACGGAACGCCAGGTCGTTTGTTTGTATTTAGGGAACTTAGCCCGTTTGCTGAACTTTCACGCAGGCTGTTGCCCATCTGGATTTCGTTGCTTTTTATTATGTTGGTACTGACGAACGTCCTCCTGTTTTCTTTCGTAACCCGGAGTGTGGTCAAACCTCTTGAGAAGCTGCGCCGTTCCGCCGAGCATATTAAAGAGGGGCAATTGGACTTTCAGATTGGTACCGCACCAAGGAATGAAATTGGGCAACTCTATACGTCCTTTGAAGAAATGAGGCTGAAGCTTAAGGCTTCAGTAGAGATGCGTCTTCAATATGAAGAGAACCGTAAGGAGCTGCTTTCCAACATTTCGCATGATTTGAAGACACCGCTAACGACCATTAAAGGGTATATCGAAGGAATCCGCGACGGCGTTCCCAACACACCGGAGAAGATGGCCAAGTATGTAGATACCATTTATAGCAAAACGAATGATATGGACAGGCTCATTGATGAATTGTTTCTATACTCCAAGCTGGATCTCAACCAGGTGCCATTCTCGTTCCAGATGATCGACATTAAACGGTATGTACGAGATTTTGCGGAAGAGCTGCGTTTTGACTTGGAAAATCGGGGGTTCCAGCTGGAACTGGCTATAGACGAGTCCCCTCAACCGTGGATGGTTAGAGCGGATCCTGAACAATTTAAACGAGTCCTGTCCAACATCATTGCCAACAGTGTGAAATTTGCAGACAAATCGGACCGGCGTATCCGGTTGGAGCTGAAACGGACTCCGTCTGAAGCCATTGTGACACTGCGTGATAATGGACTAGGTATTCCGGCGGAGGCTCTGACTCAGATCTTTGACCGCTTCTACAGAGCGGAAGTGTCCCGTAACTCCCGATCGGGGGGCAGCGGATTGGGACTGGCGATCGCCAAGCGAATTGTAGAAGGTCACGGAGGCAGAATTTGGGCTGAAAGCGAGCCCGGAGAGGGTACATCGGTTATGATTTCGCTCCAAATGGCAGACAGCAAGGAGGAAGTGGGAAAATCATGA
- a CDS encoding alpha/beta fold hydrolase: MTIQFKDHFINNRGVTIHCIESVPTTDEIQTNLSPLLISPGLSMRAEEYKDLMEQLSPRRCIALSFRGRGLSDTPAQGYALEHHISDIVAVTKHLQLENFHLMAYSRGVSYALGYALRNRPPLRSIILQDYPAAHKQMSEEWAEDYIHNYLIPHHRIECIRVEAVHGIQRESQEVEFWEELHSIDVPVLVLRGATEEALIQDEHEQQYSKHLTNGKVVTFHRSGHDLHNTERDKFIHTLQAFLHAH; the protein is encoded by the coding sequence GTGACAATTCAATTCAAAGACCACTTCATCAATAACCGCGGCGTCACGATCCATTGCATAGAATCCGTCCCGACTACCGACGAAATTCAGACAAATCTTTCTCCGTTGCTGATCTCTCCGGGTTTGTCGATGCGCGCGGAGGAATATAAAGACTTGATGGAGCAGCTTTCTCCCCGTCGATGTATAGCGCTGTCCTTCCGAGGAAGAGGATTAAGCGACACTCCTGCGCAAGGGTACGCACTGGAACATCACATATCGGATATTGTTGCGGTAACGAAACATCTGCAGCTTGAGAACTTTCACCTTATGGCCTACTCCAGAGGGGTGTCCTATGCTTTAGGCTATGCACTGCGAAATCGACCTCCACTTCGATCCATCATTCTTCAAGACTACCCGGCTGCGCATAAACAAATGTCGGAAGAGTGGGCCGAGGATTATATTCATAACTATCTGATTCCGCATCATCGTATCGAATGCATCCGTGTGGAAGCGGTCCATGGGATCCAAAGGGAGTCGCAAGAAGTTGAATTCTGGGAAGAGTTACACTCGATAGACGTACCCGTTCTGGTGTTAAGAGGCGCAACGGAAGAGGCCTTAATCCAGGACGAGCATGAGCAACAATACTCGAAGCACCTCACTAACGGTAAAGTGGTCACTTTTCATAGGTCCGGGCACGATTTGCACAACACGGAGCGGGATAAATTCATACATACGCTTCAAGCTTTCTTACATGCACATTAG
- a CDS encoding TIGR03943 family putative permease subunit gives MRHSHSNSMLIHYGLRASILLGFALLIVFLTRSGDLILYIAPRMQLYVKLSAIAFFVAAVYQVYLILENSSAHSDDCHCEHPPSPSLLKNGITYTLFLLPLLLGYLLPDEAMNSAMVNKKGINLSSAPTTNPPGEGIRIAETGLFPAEDPFTQIYADYAKTIYKHNVIEVKDELYIETLTTLDMFRKPFLGKTISITGFIYRAEGMKANEFAVSRFSVECCSADAAPYGMLADFPKASVLKDNEWVQVEGKLSESKLGEERILKINVTNIRRITAPASPYVYYNYNFGSE, from the coding sequence ATGCGTCACAGCCATTCGAATTCCATGCTAATCCATTACGGACTGCGGGCTTCCATTCTGCTCGGCTTTGCGTTACTCATCGTATTCCTGACCCGAAGCGGAGATCTCATCCTGTACATAGCACCGCGCATGCAGCTTTATGTGAAGCTATCAGCGATTGCATTTTTCGTGGCCGCCGTATATCAAGTGTATTTAATACTGGAGAACTCATCCGCACATTCAGATGACTGCCATTGTGAACACCCGCCTTCCCCTTCCCTGTTGAAAAATGGGATCACCTACACCCTGTTTCTGCTGCCGTTACTGCTAGGGTACCTTCTGCCGGATGAAGCGATGAACAGCGCCATGGTGAATAAGAAAGGAATTAATTTGAGCTCCGCGCCAACCACAAATCCGCCCGGAGAAGGAATTCGGATCGCCGAAACAGGGCTTTTCCCGGCTGAGGACCCGTTCACCCAAATCTATGCGGACTATGCCAAGACCATTTATAAACATAACGTCATCGAAGTGAAAGACGAGTTGTATATTGAAACGTTAACCACATTGGACATGTTCAGAAAGCCTTTTTTGGGCAAAACCATTTCAATTACCGGATTCATTTACCGTGCGGAAGGCATGAAAGCGAATGAATTCGCCGTAAGCCGTTTCAGTGTGGAATGTTGTTCCGCGGATGCGGCTCCTTACGGGATGTTGGCTGATTTCCCGAAAGCCTCGGTTCTCAAAGATAACGAATGGGTGCAGGTTGAAGGTAAGCTGTCGGAGTCGAAGCTTGGCGAGGAGCGCATTTTGAAAATCAATGTAACGAACATCCGCCGAATCACGGCGCCAGCCTCACCTTATGTCTATTACAATTATAACTTTGGTTCGGAATAA